Proteins from one Acidobacteriota bacterium genomic window:
- a CDS encoding purine-binding chemotaxis protein CheW translates to MAEAERITPIDWDNIYHRLKTTQAAGEQAGPEETRRILRARARQLALEPRETTSDFPCVAVVEFWLASEIYCVELSAVREIFPLRELTPVPCTPPFVLGLINIRGQLLSVIDIKKFFQLPEKGLTELNKVIVVSIEGFEIGLLADAVLGVKAIPLSEIQPSVHLFTGVQAEYLKGVTGERAILLDIQRLVMDRQLIISEQVDG, encoded by the coding sequence ATGGCGGAAGCAGAGCGAATCACGCCAATTGATTGGGACAATATTTACCACCGTTTAAAAACAACCCAGGCTGCCGGTGAGCAGGCAGGCCCCGAAGAGACCCGGCGGATTCTGCGCGCCAGAGCCCGACAGTTGGCCCTGGAACCACGGGAAACAACCAGTGATTTTCCCTGTGTGGCGGTGGTTGAATTTTGGTTGGCCTCTGAAATCTATTGCGTTGAACTGAGTGCGGTTCGGGAAATATTTCCGTTAAGGGAATTGACTCCCGTCCCCTGCACTCCACCTTTTGTGCTCGGGCTCATCAACATTCGGGGCCAGCTTCTTTCAGTAATTGATATCAAGAAATTCTTTCAGCTTCCTGAAAAAGGTCTAACTGAACTCAACAAAGTGATTGTTGTTTCAATCGAGGGGTTTGAAATTGGCCTCCTGGCGGATGCGGTGCTCGGAGTCAAAGCCATTCCTCTTTCCGAAATCCAACCCTCAGTTCATTTGTTTACCGGCGTGCAGGCTGAATATCTCAAAGGCGTGACTGGCGAGCGAGCGATTCTGCTTGATATTCAGCGGCTGGTGATGGACAGGCAACTCATTATTTCAGAACAGGTTGATGGGTAA
- a CDS encoding purine-binding chemotaxis protein CheW has product MTQPIHLMVFTLDEQLYALSITGVERVIRAVEITPMPKMPDIVLGVINNQGQLVPVINIRKRFQLPTREIVPSNHFILARTSRRSVALVVDTILNVLECQMEEIVAVDTILPVAEYIQGIAKLHEGMIFIHDLDTFLSLDEEQAIQQATG; this is encoded by the coding sequence ATGACTCAGCCAATCCACCTGATGGTTTTCACACTTGATGAGCAACTCTATGCCCTTTCGATTACCGGTGTCGAACGGGTGATTCGGGCAGTTGAAATCACTCCCATGCCCAAGATGCCTGACATTGTGCTGGGGGTGATTAACAACCAGGGTCAGCTTGTGCCGGTGATCAACATTCGAAAACGCTTTCAGTTACCCACACGGGAAATCGTCCCTTCCAATCATTTCATTCTTGCCCGAACCTCGCGACGATCTGTCGCTCTGGTCGTGGATACCATTCTCAATGTGCTCGAATGCCAGATGGAGGAAATTGTGGCCGTTGATACAATTTTGCCAGTTGCGGAATACATTCAGGGTATCGCCAAACTTCACGAGGGAATGATCTTCATTCATGACCTGGATACTTTTCTTTCACTTGATGAAGAGCAAGCGATTCAACAGGCGACGGGATGA
- a CDS encoding CHASE3 domain-containing protein — protein sequence MQVYLTIGKKIFGGVTLLVCFTLLVSGTSLYILKVTRDSYTQLIEVNQRLVLEATRLRVAVLKKSEGYRGFLLYGQEVQIEGWLDGAREFRAICDEMDRLVSTPQERQMIDEITGLEKQLAEKQQQVIDLRRKGAIQDILDEAALVRPFRVELFEKVDKFIDLQNQIRSEARDRVSTQINLISIAMYLISGVALIAAAALSWWLTGSITHQLRESIFQLTTSSNEIVATTAQVASGAVETASAINQTTATVEEVKQTAHVATQKARIVSESAQKAAQVSQKGKATVTETVNGMERIRLQMESIAAHIVKLNEQNQSIREIIASVSDLAEQSNLLAVNAAIEAAKAGDLGKGFGVVAQEVRSLAEQSKQATIQIRTILNDIQKAMTQAVMATEQGAKVVEIGVKLSLEAGETIRLLSESIGESSQAATQIVASCQQQLVGMDQVASAMDSIRLATSQNMAGTKQAEQAAHTLNQLGQNLRALIEST from the coding sequence ATGCAAGTTTACCTGACCATTGGGAAAAAGATTTTCGGCGGAGTTACCTTATTGGTGTGTTTCACCCTCCTGGTTTCTGGCACCAGTTTATACATTCTCAAAGTAACGCGTGATTCCTATACCCAATTGATTGAAGTCAACCAGCGGCTGGTGCTTGAGGCAACCAGACTCCGGGTGGCCGTGTTGAAGAAAAGCGAAGGGTATCGGGGCTTTTTGCTGTATGGGCAGGAAGTCCAGATTGAAGGCTGGTTAGATGGCGCCAGGGAATTTCGAGCCATCTGCGATGAAATGGATAGACTGGTTTCAACACCCCAGGAACGCCAGATGATTGATGAAATAACAGGTCTGGAAAAGCAACTGGCTGAGAAACAACAGCAGGTGATTGACCTGCGCCGGAAGGGAGCCATTCAGGATATTTTGGATGAAGCGGCGCTGGTTCGTCCTTTTCGAGTCGAGCTGTTTGAAAAAGTTGATAAATTTATAGATCTTCAAAACCAGATTCGCAGCGAGGCTCGTGACCGGGTCTCAACTCAAATCAATTTGATTTCAATTGCCATGTACCTGATTTCAGGTGTGGCTTTGATTGCCGCGGCTGCTCTTTCCTGGTGGCTGACTGGTTCCATCACGCACCAGCTTCGGGAAAGTATTTTTCAATTGACTACCTCTTCAAATGAAATTGTGGCGACCACCGCCCAGGTGGCATCTGGCGCCGTTGAAACCGCGTCGGCCATCAACCAAACCACGGCCACGGTTGAAGAGGTCAAACAAACCGCCCATGTCGCGACCCAAAAGGCCAGAATTGTTTCCGAAAGTGCCCAGAAAGCTGCCCAGGTTTCACAAAAAGGGAAAGCGACGGTCACCGAAACCGTGAATGGAATGGAACGCATCAGGCTCCAAATGGAATCTATTGCGGCACATATCGTCAAATTGAATGAGCAGAACCAGTCAATTCGCGAAATCATTGCCTCCGTAAGCGACCTGGCCGAACAATCCAACCTGCTCGCGGTCAATGCCGCCATCGAAGCGGCCAAAGCCGGAGACCTCGGCAAAGGATTTGGAGTTGTGGCGCAAGAAGTCAGAAGTCTGGCTGAACAATCGAAACAGGCGACGATCCAAATTCGAACCATCCTCAATGACATTCAAAAAGCCATGACCCAGGCCGTGATGGCAACCGAGCAAGGCGCCAAAGTTGTCGAAATTGGGGTCAAGCTGTCACTGGAAGCCGGAGAGACCATTCGACTGTTGAGCGAGAGCATCGGTGAATCATCCCAGGCGGCGACTCAAATCGTCGCTTCCTGCCAGCAACAACTGGTTGGCATGGACCAGGTGGCATCCGCAATGGACAGTATTCGATTGGCAACTTCACAAAACATGGCTGGTACCAAACAAGCTGAACAGGCGGCGCATACTCTGAACCAGTTAGGCCAAAACTTGCGGGCATTGATTGAAAGCACCTGA
- a CDS encoding GAF domain-containing protein: protein MFEKRAKKDQKILVVEDSLTQAQKLVGFLEDQGFQCLLARTGADGLTAMRENDPTLVVSDVLMPEMNGYDFCRAAKSDETLKEIPIILLTSLSDTTDILRGLECGADNFITKPYNEDYLLTRIEYILTNRELRKRNRLQMGVEIEFAGKIHFITSERQQILDLLISTYEQAVHINDKLKRREEELETSVLHLATLNAIGNTLNQSLDLDEILEVALEKLIEILLIDGAGIFLREGETLVLKANRELPVELLNPKLVHQFLQSPGMKPGNSGAESAEPVPGAFPWFKIHSIFPSNSQFFMGIPLRAKQEIIGFIVLYMLRSQQFNQAEIEWIQSIGNQIAAATENARLYELMKSKRIQEQAMLFALSQQLLTTMDLDEILAQTAQTARDLVQADLAGIFLADVRGQVLTLASCVGSQCSLFKEFQVSNTDETVFGSVFRTKVPVIVLEVDTEDGTAPPFLAETGFVSAAFIPVISGGDVLGVLMVGTTQIHQFGEGDLRLLALVANQCAAALSNVRLYQSTQDRASKLEQLSHLTADISAQHETYRILQTAVKGLMELLEVPDGGYFAFHPHLQTLTLDVNLSTIGHYPTLVQVEQGLVGRVVETGEAMVIEDYSQWEHRLEPLAQDQVSIMAIPVKFAGTLMGVLFATDKAAAGRFTSNDLHLGRLLGNQVGIALQNSQAERALRESEEKYRLLFEASPQAMWVQDLTTHRFLAVNDTAISRYGYSREEFLTMTMSDLSYPEGAQAGDIPDQSDAPAPSEPHLSGTGKHYTKNGSVIWGDVVSHVIEFSQQPARLIVATDISERKILEEQLRHAQKMESIGTLAGGIAHDFNNILTAIMGFNDLAIRTVPPASPVKNYLREVANAADRASMLTRQLLTFARKQILEAKHFNLNEVISNLEKFLGRVIGEQIELRFLKSDHLWVIHADISQVEQILMNLCINARDAMPNGGVLLIETCNISLDEAYCRFHTFAKPGDYVLLSVRDTGSGMDRATQERIFEPFFTTKEAGKGTGLGLAMVYGIVSQHNGFINVYSELDHGTIFRVYLPAVVTAGEVVTKVVNEEPFSGSGTILLVEDESIVRDLVTAVLEPEGYTVLQAVNGLEAIQLFEHHDGKVDLIISDMVMPGMSGKQLFETLTRRDPNLKFILMTGYSAEAIEGQIEGRVKPGMLHKPFSPLDLFRKIKEVLGTSNG from the coding sequence ATGTTTGAAAAACGGGCCAAAAAAGATCAAAAAATACTGGTTGTGGAGGATAGCCTGACCCAGGCGCAAAAGCTGGTTGGGTTTCTCGAAGACCAGGGGTTTCAATGCCTTCTGGCCAGAACCGGCGCTGATGGGTTAACGGCCATGAGGGAAAATGACCCGACTCTGGTGGTCAGTGATGTCCTGATGCCTGAAATGAATGGGTATGACTTTTGTCGAGCGGCGAAAAGCGACGAAACGCTGAAAGAGATTCCGATTATTTTATTAACTTCTTTATCTGATACCACGGATATTTTGCGTGGCCTTGAATGCGGTGCTGACAACTTTATTACCAAGCCTTATAACGAAGATTATTTATTAACCCGTATCGAATACATCCTCACCAATCGGGAATTGCGGAAACGCAATCGGCTTCAGATGGGGGTGGAAATCGAATTTGCCGGAAAAATCCACTTCATTACTTCCGAACGCCAGCAAATCCTGGATTTACTGATTTCAACCTACGAACAGGCGGTTCACATCAACGACAAGTTGAAACGCCGGGAAGAAGAGTTAGAGACCTCGGTTCTCCATTTAGCGACACTCAACGCGATTGGCAACACCCTCAATCAATCGCTGGACCTGGATGAAATTTTAGAAGTTGCCCTTGAGAAGTTAATTGAAATTCTGCTGATTGATGGGGCTGGAATTTTTCTTCGGGAAGGTGAGACGCTGGTCTTAAAGGCAAACCGTGAATTGCCTGTCGAACTCCTGAACCCAAAACTGGTGCACCAGTTCCTTCAGTCACCGGGAATGAAGCCAGGGAATTCAGGTGCCGAATCCGCTGAGCCCGTGCCTGGTGCCTTCCCCTGGTTCAAGATCCACTCCATTTTCCCTTCGAATTCCCAGTTTTTTATGGGAATCCCGCTCCGGGCAAAGCAGGAAATCATTGGGTTCATTGTGCTGTATATGCTTCGATCTCAACAGTTTAACCAGGCTGAGATTGAATGGATCCAAAGCATTGGCAATCAGATTGCCGCTGCCACCGAAAATGCACGGCTCTATGAGTTGATGAAATCCAAACGGATCCAGGAACAGGCGATGTTGTTTGCCCTTTCCCAGCAGTTATTGACGACGATGGACCTCGATGAAATTTTGGCCCAAACCGCTCAGACGGCTCGGGATCTGGTTCAGGCAGATTTAGCTGGTATTTTCCTGGCTGATGTACGAGGACAGGTTCTGACCCTGGCCAGTTGTGTGGGAAGCCAGTGCTCGCTTTTCAAAGAGTTTCAAGTGAGCAATACCGATGAGACCGTGTTTGGCTCTGTATTTCGAACGAAAGTACCTGTGATTGTACTGGAGGTGGATACCGAAGATGGAACGGCTCCACCCTTTTTGGCCGAAACCGGGTTTGTCTCGGCGGCATTTATTCCGGTTATCTCAGGTGGCGACGTTTTGGGTGTGTTGATGGTTGGAACCACCCAAATTCATCAATTTGGCGAAGGTGACCTGCGATTGCTGGCACTGGTGGCCAATCAATGCGCCGCGGCGCTCAGCAATGTCCGGTTATATCAGTCCACCCAGGATCGTGCCTCAAAGTTAGAGCAACTCAGCCATTTGACGGCTGATATTTCAGCGCAGCACGAAACATATCGAATTTTACAAACGGCGGTTAAAGGACTCATGGAGTTGTTGGAAGTTCCAGATGGAGGGTATTTCGCGTTTCACCCACACCTTCAAACCTTAACCCTGGACGTCAACCTGAGCACGATTGGTCACTACCCCACATTGGTCCAGGTAGAGCAAGGTCTGGTTGGAAGAGTCGTGGAAACAGGCGAGGCCATGGTGATCGAAGATTATTCCCAATGGGAACACCGACTCGAACCACTTGCCCAGGATCAGGTATCCATTATGGCGATTCCCGTCAAGTTTGCCGGTACGTTGATGGGAGTCTTGTTTGCCACAGACAAGGCGGCGGCGGGTCGGTTTACGTCCAATGATCTTCATTTAGGAAGACTGCTGGGAAACCAGGTTGGGATTGCGCTGCAAAATAGCCAGGCCGAACGAGCACTCCGCGAAAGCGAGGAAAAATACCGACTTCTGTTTGAAGCCAGCCCACAGGCCATGTGGGTGCAGGATTTAACGACGCACCGGTTTCTGGCGGTCAATGACACCGCGATTTCCCGGTATGGATATTCACGCGAAGAATTTCTCACCATGACGATGAGCGACCTTTCTTACCCGGAGGGAGCTCAGGCGGGTGACATCCCAGATCAGTCCGATGCACCGGCGCCATCCGAACCACACCTCTCAGGTACTGGAAAGCATTACACCAAAAACGGATCCGTCATTTGGGGAGACGTTGTCTCACACGTGATTGAGTTTAGCCAGCAACCCGCCAGATTGATCGTGGCCACCGATATTTCCGAGCGCAAAATCCTGGAAGAACAATTGCGCCATGCTCAAAAAATGGAATCAATTGGAACGCTGGCCGGCGGCATTGCCCATGACTTTAACAATATTTTGACCGCCATTATGGGGTTCAACGATCTGGCCATCCGCACCGTGCCCCCGGCCAGTCCAGTGAAGAATTATCTCCGTGAAGTCGCCAATGCGGCTGACCGGGCTTCGATGTTGACCCGTCAGCTCCTGACGTTTGCCCGAAAACAGATCCTTGAGGCAAAACACTTTAATCTCAATGAGGTGATATCAAACCTTGAAAAATTTCTGGGGCGGGTCATTGGAGAGCAAATTGAGTTGAGGTTCCTGAAATCCGACCATCTGTGGGTGATTCATGCCGATATTTCACAAGTTGAGCAGATTTTGATGAATTTGTGTATTAATGCCCGCGACGCCATGCCCAATGGTGGAGTGCTCCTGATTGAGACGTGCAACATCAGCCTTGACGAAGCCTATTGCCGGTTTCATACCTTTGCCAAACCAGGGGACTATGTCTTGCTGTCAGTAAGGGATACCGGCAGCGGAATGGACCGGGCCACCCAGGAACGAATCTTTGAACCATTTTTTACCACCAAGGAAGCTGGCAAGGGCACCGGGTTAGGACTGGCGATGGTGTACGGGATCGTCAGTCAGCACAATGGCTTTATCAATGTCTATAGTGAGTTGGACCATGGGACAATCTTCCGGGTTTATCTTCCAGCCGTCGTTACCGCCGGCGAGGTCGTGACCAAAGTGGTGAATGAGGAACCATTCTCTGGAAGCGGCACCATTTTGCTGGTTGAAGACGAGTCAATTGTTCGGGACCTGGTGACGGCGGTCCTGGAACCGGAAGGCTATACCGTTCTCCAGGCCGTCAATGGTTTGGAGGCAATTCAATTGTTTGAGCACCATGACGGGAAAGTTGATTTGATCATTTCAGACATGGTTATGCCCGGAATGAGTGGCAAACAGTTGTTTGAGACCCTCACCCGGCGTGACCCAAATTTGAAATTTATTTTAATGACCGGGTACAGCGCAGAGGCGATTGAGGGCCAGATTGAGGGAAGAGTAAAGCCAGGGATGCTCCATAAACCCTTTTCACCGCTTGATCTGTTTCGAAAGATCAAAGAAGTGTTGGGGACCTCGAATGGCTAA
- a CDS encoding tetratricopeptide repeat protein — protein sequence MLSESTLSQFRELVAGHLGLNFPKERQSDLEYRLSRVASTFDFADPEACVKWLLAAPLTQKQIEILAHHLTVGETYFFREKNTFEALRLEILPALIRVWKETGIPPTIWSAGCCTGEEPYSIAILLHELCPDMSGLSVRILATDINSTFLHKAETGRYSEWSFRDTPAWIKARYFRTTSQPGHYEILPSIKKLVTFTYSNLANPDSFPRFPANSVNLILCRNVLMYFDCEAAYRVVRFFHHVLADDGWFLVSPSELSQVLFASFQSTTVLGMMCYTKNCPLLQSIESTWAQSEFLADEMAPAEGHQHHDEREIIEQDWEVRRPGDKETRGQGGFETVSEMASELEVQPASNSPEILYDTAVQLYAAQQYEPAIETLLNLLAVDPTNVQAMTLKARIHANQGKYELALTWCRMAIDTDKLNTPAYYLLATIHQEQNHIEAAVTALKQAMYIEPEYVPAHFALGVIALGQGRRQESEKQLMIALSLLKAYDPQATIPESEGMIAGQLATTIQAMLGQSG from the coding sequence ATGCTATCAGAATCAACCCTTTCCCAATTTCGTGAGCTGGTGGCGGGTCATTTGGGATTGAATTTCCCAAAGGAGCGTCAGTCTGATCTCGAATACCGTTTGAGTCGGGTTGCTTCGACCTTTGATTTTGCTGATCCGGAAGCCTGTGTGAAGTGGTTGCTGGCAGCCCCGCTGACCCAAAAACAAATCGAGATTTTAGCCCACCATCTGACGGTTGGAGAAACCTATTTTTTTCGCGAAAAGAACACTTTCGAAGCGCTTCGATTGGAAATCCTACCGGCCTTGATCCGTGTCTGGAAGGAAACTGGAATCCCGCCAACAATTTGGAGTGCCGGGTGTTGTACTGGCGAAGAGCCGTATTCAATTGCCATTTTGCTTCATGAATTATGTCCTGACATGTCTGGGCTATCGGTTCGAATTCTGGCAACTGATATTAATTCGACATTTCTTCACAAAGCGGAAACCGGCAGGTATAGCGAATGGTCGTTTCGAGACACCCCAGCCTGGATCAAGGCCCGGTATTTCAGGACTACAAGCCAGCCTGGGCACTATGAAATTTTGCCTTCCATCAAAAAGCTGGTTACGTTCACGTACTCAAACCTGGCCAACCCCGATTCTTTCCCTCGGTTCCCCGCCAACTCAGTCAATCTGATTTTGTGTCGGAATGTCTTGATGTACTTTGACTGTGAGGCGGCTTACCGGGTGGTTCGGTTTTTCCATCATGTTCTGGCGGATGATGGCTGGTTTCTGGTCAGTCCAAGCGAGCTTTCCCAGGTTTTATTTGCTTCTTTTCAATCCACGACAGTTCTTGGGATGATGTGTTACACCAAAAACTGCCCACTCCTTCAGTCAATTGAATCAACCTGGGCTCAGTCAGAGTTCCTGGCGGATGAGATGGCGCCGGCGGAAGGGCATCAGCATCACGATGAAAGGGAAATCATTGAGCAAGACTGGGAGGTCAGGAGACCAGGGGACAAGGAGACCAGGGGACAGGGGGGTTTTGAGACAGTGAGCGAGATGGCCTCCGAACTGGAAGTTCAACCAGCTTCCAATTCCCCAGAAATTTTGTATGACACGGCGGTTCAGTTGTATGCTGCCCAACAGTATGAGCCAGCCATTGAGACACTGCTCAATCTCCTGGCAGTGGACCCGACCAATGTCCAGGCAATGACCTTGAAGGCACGAATCCATGCCAACCAAGGCAAGTATGAGCTGGCGCTTACCTGGTGCCGGATGGCGATTGACACCGATAAGCTCAACACCCCGGCCTATTATCTGCTGGCAACCATTCATCAGGAGCAAAACCACATTGAAGCTGCCGTCACCGCCTTGAAGCAGGCAATGTACATTGAACCGGAGTATGTTCCAGCTCATTTTGCCCTTGGAGTGATTGCATTGGGGCAGGGCCGGCGCCAGGAGTCAGAGAAACAATTGATGATCGCGCTTTCTCTGTTAAAGGCGTATGACCCACAAGCCACCATTCCGGAATCAGAAGGAATGATTGCGGGACAACTGGCGACCACAATTCAGGCGATGTTGGGGCAATCAGGATAA
- a CDS encoding methyl-accepting chemotaxis protein produces the protein MNWFLNLTIRTKLLLCFGVLILLLGAAITTAYTNLKALQEAQKKLFEKDFLGTIFLYELRSDLSAQRFQGLEMTLSSRQIEQETLERDIRGRAQRVDETLALLFTQNRDDLKFISELQDLKTTLSEFRQTRETVISLVAAGKLEEARQLTIGGQKSRFDKIQTIALELEKDSKDRINTAMARSDQRIQDTNRLLLIIGVIEIGLALIMIILLNQTMAIPLRQISVLAEQIAQGDLTATGLPANRADEVGILTKTFQTMTDRLRQLTLELQEGINVLATSASEILATTTQISVGAAETATAVTETTTTVEEVKQTALVTAQKAKLVSDNAQKTIQVSQNGKKSIEQSLEGMHRIQNQMEAIVTSIVRLSEQNQAISEIIVSVNDLAEQSNLLAVNAAIEAAKAGEYGKGFTVVAQEIKTLAEQSKQATTQVRTILADIQKAMNAATLATEQGSKAVEAGVKQSVTAGESIRMLAESISEAAQSATQIAASSQQQLVGMDQVVQAMDNIKQVTTQNVAGTKQTELAANNLYELGQSLKRLADRYQA, from the coding sequence ATGAACTGGTTTCTCAATCTGACAATTCGAACAAAACTCCTGTTGTGCTTTGGCGTCTTGATTTTGTTGCTGGGAGCTGCGATTACGACCGCTTACACGAATTTGAAAGCACTTCAGGAAGCACAAAAAAAACTCTTTGAAAAAGATTTCCTCGGAACGATCTTTTTATATGAATTGCGATCTGATCTATCCGCCCAGCGGTTTCAGGGATTGGAAATGACGCTCTCTTCCCGGCAAATCGAACAGGAAACACTGGAGCGGGACATTCGGGGCCGTGCCCAACGCGTTGACGAGACACTGGCTTTGCTGTTCACCCAGAATCGTGACGATTTGAAGTTCATTTCTGAACTTCAAGACCTGAAAACGACATTAAGCGAGTTTCGCCAGACACGGGAAACAGTGATTTCTCTGGTTGCCGCAGGGAAGCTGGAGGAAGCCCGACAATTGACCATTGGCGGTCAAAAAAGCCGGTTTGACAAAATCCAGACAATTGCCCTGGAACTGGAAAAAGACAGCAAAGACCGAATCAATACCGCCATGGCTCGATCTGATCAACGCATCCAGGACACCAATCGCCTGCTGCTCATAATCGGCGTGATTGAGATTGGGTTGGCGTTGATTATGATCATTCTCCTCAATCAGACCATGGCCATTCCGCTCAGGCAAATCTCAGTTTTGGCGGAGCAGATTGCCCAGGGTGATTTGACCGCCACGGGGCTTCCCGCCAATCGAGCCGATGAAGTTGGGATTTTGACAAAAACATTTCAAACCATGACCGACAGGCTTCGGCAACTTACGCTGGAGCTTCAGGAAGGAATCAATGTCCTGGCAACGTCGGCCAGTGAAATTTTGGCGACCACCACCCAAATCAGTGTCGGTGCGGCTGAAACAGCCACGGCGGTCACGGAAACCACAACCACAGTGGAAGAAGTCAAGCAAACCGCACTGGTGACCGCCCAGAAAGCCAAACTTGTATCTGACAACGCCCAGAAGACAATCCAGGTATCTCAAAATGGAAAAAAATCCATTGAACAATCACTGGAGGGAATGCACCGCATCCAGAATCAAATGGAGGCGATTGTCACCAGCATTGTCCGGCTCAGCGAGCAAAATCAAGCAATCAGTGAAATTATTGTGTCGGTAAACGATCTGGCTGAACAATCCAACCTGCTGGCGGTCAATGCTGCCATCGAAGCCGCCAAGGCCGGTGAATATGGCAAAGGGTTTACGGTGGTGGCTCAGGAAATCAAGACTCTGGCCGAACAATCGAAACAGGCTACCACTCAAGTTCGAACCATTTTGGCTGATATTCAAAAAGCGATGAACGCGGCCACCCTGGCGACGGAACAAGGGAGTAAAGCTGTCGAAGCTGGGGTAAAACAGTCAGTCACCGCCGGGGAATCCATCCGGATGCTGGCTGAATCCATTTCCGAAGCGGCTCAGTCAGCAACCCAGATTGCGGCCTCTAGTCAACAACAACTTGTTGGGATGGATCAGGTGGTTCAGGCAATGGACAATATCAAGCAAGTCACAACCCAAAACGTGGCCGGCACCAAACAAACCGAGCTGGCAGCTAATAACCTGTATGAACTTGGACAATCTTTGAAACGACTTGCTGACCGCTATCAGGCATGA